A window of Dehalococcoidales bacterium genomic DNA:
GCTGGAATGACATCAACATCCATCATACGTAAAGATATATACGAGACACTACACTAGAAGAGGTCGGCACTCCCGGCCTCTTTCGCTTTTTCAGGGGAAGAAACGAAAAGCACTGGCTCTTCAGACCCTGACAATCATACCAGGGAAATCTCAGTGGCTATCGTCTTGTGTCTGCCTGCTGCGGACCGGAGACATCATCAGCGCCGCAACGACTGCTGCTACCGGTATCGCGGACATGGCAAGCCATATGCCCTGATAGCTACCCCAGGTGTCGAAAACCCAGCCTGCCAGGGCCGGGCCTCCGATGCTCCCTGCCATGTTTATGCCAATAACCAGGCCAAAGACGGTGCCGAAGCTGCGACGACCGAAGTACTCCTGAATCAGCGAAGGTCTCATTACATTGAGCCCGCCGTATCCAATCCCGAAGAAAACCAGAAAAGGCACCAGTAACCACGTGCCGGCGGTGGCGGTGTATCCAAAACAGAACATTCCCAGGCTCATCATGGAGAAACCGACCGCCGTGGTCATTTTCCGGTTGAACCGGTCACCAAGCCAGCCGAAACTAAGTCTGCCGAGGATGCTGGTCAGCGGGATGGCGGTTGCCACGATACTTGAAGTTGACCGTGCCATGCCGATGCTGCTCAGGTAGGGCATGACGTGGGTGATAATGGCTGTCACCAGAAAGACATGGCAGGTGAAGGCGAGGGCCACAATCCAGAAGGTGACGCTCTTGAGGACTTGCCTGACACCGATGTCCGCAATGTCAGGCTCCGACGGGGTAATAGCAGGAACACCATCAGCAGATAGGTTTCGGTCTGCTGTCTCTCCGTCCGGCAGATAGCCGTATTGCTCCGGCTTGTGGCGGAAGACTCTGGAGAGCAGCACCGGTATAAAGAGCATCCCCGCGGCAAGGAGCATAATTGTCGGGCGCCAGTCGTAGGTTTCAATCAGCTTGACCAGTGCCGGTACCATCAAGCCACCGAAGCCGAAGCCGCAGACGGCTATACCACTGGCGATGCCCACTCTACGCCGAAACCAGTTGGCCACCGCCGTCATAAGGACAGTCATGGTGCAGGTGCTCATGCCAATGGCGATAAGAACAAAGGCACCGTAAAACATACCGAGAGAAGTAGTCTGGCTGAGCATGTACAGTCCCAGAGAGCCCAGAATTGCCCCACCAAATATCAGTCTCCTCGGACCCCAGCGGTCGGTCAGGATGCCAACCAGTGGGGCCAATAAGCCCATTTCCATGCCACGCAGTGAGGCGGCCAGTGATATATGTGTGTAGCTCCAACCCATCTCGTTGGCTACCGGTTCGAAGATGGCCGTGAACCCGTAGAATACCCCGCCACCAACGTACAGTGCGATTGCAAATGAGGCAGCGACAATCCACCACCCGTAGAAAATGGAAGGACGTCTGATTCTCATACTATACCAGTCACCACGGCTTCACTGGTCCTTTCACGGCAGAAGTGTGCACGAA
This region includes:
- a CDS encoding MFS transporter codes for the protein MRIRRPSIFYGWWIVAASFAIALYVGGGVFYGFTAIFEPVANEMGWSYTHISLAASLRGMEMGLLAPLVGILTDRWGPRRLIFGGAILGSLGLYMLSQTTSLGMFYGAFVLIAIGMSTCTMTVLMTAVANWFRRRVGIASGIAVCGFGFGGLMVPALVKLIETYDWRPTIMLLAAGMLFIPVLLSRVFRHKPEQYGYLPDGETADRNLSADGVPAITPSEPDIADIGVRQVLKSVTFWIVALAFTCHVFLVTAIITHVMPYLSSIGMARSTSSIVATAIPLTSILGRLSFGWLGDRFNRKMTTAVGFSMMSLGMFCFGYTATAGTWLLVPFLVFFGIGYGGLNVMRPSLIQEYFGRRSFGTVFGLVIGINMAGSIGGPALAGWVFDTWGSYQGIWLAMSAIPVAAVVAALMMSPVRSRQTQDDSH